In Candidatus Delongbacteria bacterium, a single window of DNA contains:
- a CDS encoding PorV/PorQ family protein, whose translation MKRLTLTAAVLAGVIIPMQQAHAVSEAAVIWLLISPGSRPAGMGEAFVAVADDASATWWNPAGLAFTEGRDVRFMHSNWLPGFNLDDIYFDFLAASWDMPSLSGKMGLSLIYLNEGDQTRTDEGGNVIGVITSKEYALGLSYGTNLNPDLGFGLTTKLIVSDLASGVKVGSQVAGTGYSFAVDLGTLWQTHLPFTEMPLNLGFNLANIGPEISYADEAQADPLPTNLKLGAALNAYSDEHNEVNLVLDVNKQLVHKSLVSHTRLMSGDQPAYWENGTSLTVEPYHIASGDTVWHEEAWEGEWESDPVFKALFSSWAPNGFQKELQSYVYNMGAEYWYRGEAGGLGKTAFGLRGGYLNDMAGHIKSYTLGMSMLINMASLDFSYEISTDKANPSPRNKTIRYSLGFTF comes from the coding sequence ATGAAGCGACTGACCCTCACCGCGGCGGTACTGGCGGGAGTGATCATCCCCATGCAGCAGGCCCACGCGGTGTCCGAAGCCGCCGTGATCTGGCTGCTGATCAGCCCCGGCTCGCGGCCCGCCGGCATGGGCGAGGCCTTCGTGGCTGTGGCGGACGACGCCAGCGCCACCTGGTGGAATCCCGCCGGCCTGGCCTTCACCGAGGGCCGGGACGTGCGCTTCATGCACTCCAACTGGCTGCCCGGCTTCAACCTGGACGACATCTATTTCGACTTCCTGGCCGCCTCGTGGGACATGCCCTCGCTCTCCGGCAAGATGGGCCTCTCGCTGATCTACCTGAACGAGGGTGACCAGACGCGCACGGACGAGGGCGGCAACGTCATCGGCGTGATCACCAGCAAGGAATACGCGCTGGGCCTGAGCTACGGCACCAACCTGAACCCCGACCTGGGCTTTGGCTTGACCACCAAGCTCATCGTCTCCGACCTGGCCAGTGGCGTCAAGGTGGGCTCCCAAGTGGCGGGCACGGGCTACAGCTTCGCCGTGGACCTGGGCACGCTCTGGCAGACGCACCTGCCTTTCACGGAAATGCCCCTGAACCTGGGCTTCAACCTGGCCAACATCGGTCCGGAGATCAGCTACGCCGACGAGGCCCAGGCCGATCCGCTGCCCACCAACTTGAAGCTGGGCGCCGCGCTCAACGCCTACAGCGACGAGCACAACGAAGTCAACCTGGTGCTGGACGTGAACAAACAGCTGGTGCACAAGTCGCTGGTCTCGCACACGCGCCTGATGTCCGGCGACCAGCCCGCCTACTGGGAGAACGGCACCAGCCTGACCGTGGAGCCCTACCACATCGCCAGCGGCGACACGGTCTGGCACGAGGAGGCCTGGGAGGGCGAGTGGGAGTCCGACCCGGTCTTCAAGGCCCTGTTCAGCTCCTGGGCGCCCAACGGCTTCCAGAAGGAGCTGCAGAGCTACGTCTACAACATGGGCGCCGAGTACTGGTACCGCGGCGAGGCGGGCGGCCTGGGCAAGACGGCCTTCGGCCTGCGCGGCGGCTACCTGAACGACATGGCCGGGCACATCAAATCCTACACCCTGGGCATGTCCATGCTGATCAACATGGCCTCGCTGGATTTCAGCTATGAGATCTCCACGGACAAGGCCAACCCCTCGCCCCGCAACAAAACGATCCGCTACTCCCTCGGCTTCACCTTCTAG
- a CDS encoding PorV/PorQ family protein, translating to MRHLPSFTSVAALVALTVSTAEGQVQHEGWSAHPLTTVVLNPPGAREAGLGAAGSLLVTGPAAAWWNPARLARAGSGVTAHSYALYPYHHSGHSRHQFLAASWATGWKGLGVGVAANRILYPEMIRTDELGHMVGRDRPANTDLTVAAGLPLGRDWRAGAGLRWLQEDWGIFDFKGTAWALNAGLAWRKPGRWPVAAGVKLDNLGTVVHFEPSFNFSLPATATMALALDGLELADGRLSVAGEAVKLLSYENSSVPANVFTSWFRHGVRAELHEADYRLGAEYERAFTLPKLGELRLALRGGRRVLPARELRNWTWGLGLGWHGVQVEYSQEHETPRGAWLARDVTRRFSLGLSFSSDRAEAGD from the coding sequence ATGCGCCACCTGCCCTCCTTCACGTCTGTTGCCGCGCTGGTTGCCCTGACCGTCTCCACGGCGGAGGGACAAGTTCAACACGAAGGATGGTCCGCCCACCCGTTGACCACTGTGGTGCTGAATCCCCCCGGCGCGCGCGAAGCGGGATTGGGCGCTGCCGGCAGCCTGCTGGTGACAGGTCCCGCAGCGGCGTGGTGGAACCCGGCTCGGCTGGCCCGCGCGGGCAGCGGGGTGACGGCGCACAGTTACGCCCTGTACCCGTATCATCATTCTGGCCATTCCCGACACCAGTTCCTGGCCGCATCGTGGGCGACAGGCTGGAAGGGACTGGGTGTGGGAGTTGCGGCCAATCGCATCCTGTACCCCGAAATGATCAGGACCGATGAACTCGGCCACATGGTGGGCCGGGACCGTCCTGCGAACACGGACCTGACGGTGGCCGCGGGCCTGCCCCTGGGGAGGGATTGGCGGGCCGGCGCCGGCCTGCGCTGGCTTCAGGAGGATTGGGGGATCTTTGACTTCAAAGGGACGGCGTGGGCGTTGAACGCGGGACTTGCCTGGCGCAAGCCGGGCCGCTGGCCCGTGGCGGCCGGCGTCAAGCTGGACAACCTGGGCACCGTCGTCCACTTCGAACCCAGCTTCAACTTTTCCTTGCCTGCCACGGCCACCATGGCCTTGGCCCTGGACGGACTGGAGCTGGCCGACGGGCGACTAAGTGTGGCCGGCGAAGCGGTCAAATTGCTCTCATATGAAAACTCCAGTGTGCCGGCCAATGTGTTCACATCGTGGTTCCGCCACGGCGTGCGCGCCGAATTGCATGAGGCCGACTATCGACTGGGCGCCGAATACGAGCGCGCCTTCACCTTGCCCAAGCTGGGCGAGCTGCGGCTGGCCCTGCGTGGCGGTCGGCGCGTGTTGCCCGCCCGGGAACTGCGCAACTGGACCTGGGGCCTGGGTCTGGGATGGCATGGCGTGCAAGTGGAGTACAGCCAGGAGCACGAAACACCACGTGGCGCTTGGCTGGCTCGTGATGTGACGCGGCGCTTCAGCCTGGGCCTCAGCTTTTCGTCTGACAGAGCGGAAGCAGGGGATTGA
- a CDS encoding tetratricopeptide repeat protein, translating to MIDAEKGDGVDWAKRFHVNGYPTVILLDGKGGEIDRLAGYAPMPGYLKTLQDYQAGIGTLAALQAERALKPQDQALALQVAGKLAGRGQADEARAVYQGVLDADPQNVQGGADEAAGELALLQFRASKDPAVLEAVLTNWKGLEQGPQLYNALVALAAKAGDDARMQTLLERAVADYPRDVELLNSYAWTGAEKGWNLERALELAQRAVELSGRDPNVLDTLAEVQFRRGEREAAQATIREALAARPGDPYLTGQLTRFQTQP from the coding sequence GTGATTGACGCGGAGAAGGGCGACGGCGTGGACTGGGCCAAGCGCTTCCACGTGAACGGGTATCCCACCGTGATCCTGCTGGACGGGAAGGGCGGCGAGATCGACCGCCTGGCGGGCTACGCGCCCATGCCCGGCTACCTCAAGACGCTGCAGGACTATCAGGCGGGCATCGGCACGCTGGCGGCCCTGCAGGCCGAGCGCGCCCTCAAGCCCCAGGACCAGGCCCTGGCCCTGCAGGTGGCGGGCAAGCTGGCCGGGCGCGGCCAGGCCGACGAGGCCCGGGCCGTCTATCAGGGCGTGCTGGACGCCGACCCGCAGAACGTGCAGGGCGGCGCGGACGAGGCGGCGGGCGAACTGGCGCTGCTGCAGTTCCGCGCCAGCAAGGATCCCGCCGTGCTGGAGGCCGTGCTGACCAACTGGAAGGGACTGGAGCAGGGGCCGCAGCTCTACAACGCGCTGGTCGCGCTGGCCGCCAAGGCCGGGGACGACGCGCGCATGCAAACGCTGCTGGAACGGGCCGTGGCCGACTATCCCCGCGACGTCGAGCTGCTCAACAGCTACGCCTGGACCGGCGCCGAGAAGGGCTGGAACCTGGAGCGCGCGCTGGAACTGGCGCAGCGGGCGGTGGAGCTGAGCGGGCGCGACCCCAACGTGCTGGACACCCTGGCGGAGGTCCAGTTCCGGCGCGGCGAGCGCGAGGCCGCCCAGGCCACCATCCGGGAGGCCCTTGCCGCCCGCCCGGGCGACCCCTATCTGACGGGGCAGCTCACGCGTTTCCAGACCCAACCGTGA
- a CDS encoding outer membrane protein transport protein: MTKRFACLLTGACLLSGLATRLPAAGFAIHEQSGRAMGTAGAYAGAEGAASLFYNPAGIARLEGTQLEMGINIIMPATDFTGPTDHPTYGTVAMDKQTFPPVDLYLTGRLTEQARWGVGVFTYMGLGTRWPEDWAGRTVTEEINLQTFTINPSVAFTLGENTSLGLGLDLMWGKALLSKDSYTGYPFNGYVDVELDGTGLGYGFNVGLQHRVNEELNLGLSYRSGLTLSAEGETTFGIQDVENPSHVAYLQSLFPTTDANLDLDIPDLAIAGAQWTPAGLLDGKLTWRGDLVFTRWNKYASLDIDFETNTAGLADSHSPKLYENTWAFRTGVEYALNEDWDLCGGWYYEQNAVVDNMVEPSLPDAERNGLSLGASWQATESLGIDAYFIQILLQDRVSSFAELPGGYESGIPIFGLSVRKEF, from the coding sequence ATGACCAAGCGGTTTGCCTGTCTGTTGACAGGGGCCTGCCTGCTAAGCGGCCTGGCCACGCGTCTGCCGGCCGCCGGATTCGCCATCCACGAGCAATCCGGCCGGGCCATGGGCACCGCCGGCGCCTACGCGGGCGCGGAAGGCGCGGCCAGCCTCTTCTACAATCCGGCGGGCATCGCCCGGCTGGAGGGGACGCAGTTGGAGATGGGCATCAACATCATCATGCCCGCGACGGACTTCACCGGCCCGACGGACCATCCCACCTACGGCACCGTGGCCATGGACAAGCAGACCTTCCCGCCCGTGGACCTCTACCTGACGGGCCGCCTGACGGAGCAGGCCCGCTGGGGCGTGGGCGTCTTCACCTACATGGGACTGGGCACCCGCTGGCCCGAGGACTGGGCCGGGCGCACGGTGACCGAGGAGATCAACCTCCAGACCTTCACGATCAATCCCAGTGTGGCCTTCACCCTGGGCGAAAACACCAGCCTGGGGCTGGGCCTGGACCTGATGTGGGGCAAGGCCCTCTTGAGCAAGGACAGCTACACGGGCTATCCCTTCAACGGGTACGTGGACGTGGAGCTGGACGGCACGGGCCTGGGCTACGGCTTCAACGTCGGCCTGCAGCACCGGGTGAACGAGGAGCTGAACCTGGGCCTCTCCTACCGCTCGGGCCTGACCCTCTCCGCCGAGGGCGAGACCACCTTCGGCATCCAGGACGTGGAGAACCCCAGCCACGTGGCCTACCTGCAGAGCCTGTTCCCCACCACCGACGCCAACCTGGATCTGGACATCCCGGACCTGGCCATCGCCGGCGCCCAGTGGACGCCCGCGGGCCTGCTGGACGGCAAGCTGACCTGGCGCGGCGACCTGGTCTTCACGCGCTGGAACAAGTACGCCAGCCTGGACATCGATTTCGAGACGAACACGGCCGGCCTGGCGGACTCCCACTCCCCCAAGCTCTACGAGAACACCTGGGCCTTCCGCACCGGCGTGGAGTACGCGCTGAACGAGGACTGGGACCTGTGCGGCGGCTGGTACTACGAGCAAAACGCCGTGGTGGACAACATGGTGGAGCCCAGCCTGCCCGACGCCGAGCGCAACGGCCTCAGCCTGGGTGCCTCCTGGCAGGCGACGGAGAGCCTGGGCATCGACGCCTACTTCATCCAGATCCTGCTCCAGGACCGGGTGAGCAGCTTCGCCGAGCTGCCCGGCGGTTATGAGAGCGGCATCCCCATTTTCGGCCTCAGCGTGCGGAAGGAGTTCTAA
- a CDS encoding immune inhibitor A domain-containing protein codes for MALVLALALAWSLPARAETLRLLAIRVDFQPDQLSTTSGDGSFESAFRFDTPWAIDPLPHDSLYFDSQLRFLEHYYSRVSNDSLRLEWEIWPRGGQAAYRLPQPMWHYHWNDGDERTDGQLAELFRAAWALADADPDLRVRDDAGQPRFDAFLVFHAGVGQDFGEDGTPHDIPSAFLSRSTDGTPAAHETSLRDGESGLEVPVRQGLILPEGENHADFEHGLAGLLILQFGHQLGLPNLYDSRDGTSVIGKWGLMDQGSANFRGLLPARPDAWSRLLLGWDEALLADTPRDSVRVAAPGRAPGEPRIVKIPLTEHEYLLVENRQREETGRDWTWGRDRDNRWARLDSDYSLSFQDTLGVASDSAGVLVAVGNLDFDLPGQGLLVWHVDERSATPENVAANRVNDDPARRGVDLEEGDGVQDIGREYGLFSPRGSVALGGNEDPWQQPNTGWYLSNRHYSLSNVSLAWDTEPSTASNDGLFTGLRLDQFGPPDSLGHFRLGWDLRPPCHGDSLALVPPQDSQWGAQLSGHEWLMAADTCAWLTYVDDHAQLFGRPLAGDVAAWIRADGYPCPLPEGWQNQLSGLWRLEQSGEPRLLAQRGDSLALFRPLGLPPRFTLDRVWASGQSLQAVLVAGGGEARSGDPWSGRQPRLWVVTGNLLLELDPVTLEVVDSAGSLAAGQVRLAELADGSGLPGVVVDGEVDRLYLQGHNVLENGVLPAGARLLGWDARPEVSAWGDTLTATAVLRDAQGATLYRGHAVLGRVECLNRGVRPVQMGPDPGLELAFLTLDSRLRIFNQSGVEVLAAGLAEGAGPPLTGSRSDEGGLLLLAAAADRLEGLAGDGEAPASWPRVWSGRLDGPVALPGLGLVLGLRPDGGVQAWEAELQDPVWTQPRGFNDSWRPWGSGAVHTQPVREVRENPAFIWPSPARDEAHVRFLLAGPARVTFTAYDTAGDRVARLEGRFERAGEQELHWLLADVAPGAYFCLLEAEGVSDTWTRRLTCAVIR; via the coding sequence GTGGCCCTCGTCCTGGCCCTGGCCTTGGCGTGGAGCCTGCCGGCGCGGGCGGAGACCCTGCGCCTGTTGGCCATCCGCGTGGACTTCCAGCCCGACCAACTGAGCACCACCAGCGGGGACGGGAGTTTCGAGAGCGCCTTCCGCTTCGACACGCCCTGGGCCATCGATCCCTTGCCCCACGATTCGCTCTACTTCGATTCCCAGCTGCGCTTCCTGGAGCATTACTACAGCCGGGTCTCCAACGACTCGCTGCGGTTGGAGTGGGAGATCTGGCCGCGGGGCGGCCAGGCTGCCTATCGCCTGCCCCAGCCCATGTGGCACTACCACTGGAACGACGGCGACGAGCGGACGGACGGCCAGCTGGCCGAGCTGTTCCGCGCCGCCTGGGCCTTGGCCGACGCCGACCCGGACCTACGGGTGCGGGACGACGCGGGCCAGCCGCGTTTCGACGCCTTCCTGGTCTTCCACGCCGGCGTGGGGCAGGATTTCGGCGAGGACGGCACGCCCCACGACATTCCCTCGGCCTTTCTCTCGCGCTCCACGGACGGCACGCCCGCGGCCCACGAGACCAGCCTGCGGGACGGGGAATCCGGGCTGGAAGTGCCCGTGCGGCAGGGCCTGATCCTGCCCGAGGGCGAGAACCACGCCGACTTCGAGCACGGCCTGGCGGGCCTCTTGATCCTCCAATTCGGCCACCAGCTGGGTCTGCCCAATCTCTACGACAGCCGGGACGGCACGAGCGTGATCGGCAAGTGGGGTTTGATGGATCAGGGCAGCGCCAACTTCCGCGGCCTGCTGCCCGCGCGCCCGGACGCCTGGAGCCGCCTGCTGCTGGGCTGGGACGAGGCCCTGCTGGCGGACACGCCCCGGGACAGCGTGCGCGTGGCGGCCCCCGGCCGCGCCCCGGGCGAGCCGCGCATCGTGAAGATCCCCTTGACGGAGCACGAATACCTGCTGGTGGAGAACCGCCAGCGCGAGGAGACCGGCCGGGACTGGACCTGGGGCCGCGACCGCGACAATCGCTGGGCGCGGCTGGACAGTGACTACTCCTTGAGTTTCCAGGACACCCTGGGCGTGGCCTCGGACAGCGCGGGCGTGCTGGTGGCCGTGGGCAACCTGGACTTCGACCTGCCCGGCCAGGGCCTCTTGGTCTGGCACGTGGACGAGCGCAGCGCGACGCCGGAGAACGTCGCCGCCAACCGGGTCAACGACGATCCGGCGCGGCGCGGCGTGGATCTGGAGGAAGGCGACGGCGTGCAGGACATCGGGCGCGAGTACGGGCTGTTCTCGCCCCGCGGCTCCGTGGCCCTGGGCGGCAACGAGGATCCCTGGCAGCAACCCAACACGGGCTGGTACCTGAGCAACCGCCATTACTCGCTCTCCAACGTCAGCCTGGCCTGGGATACCGAGCCCTCCACGGCCAGCAACGACGGCTTGTTCACGGGCCTGCGATTGGACCAGTTCGGCCCGCCGGATAGTCTGGGTCACTTCCGGCTGGGCTGGGATTTGCGTCCCCCCTGTCACGGCGACAGCCTGGCCCTCGTCCCGCCCCAGGACTCCCAGTGGGGCGCTCAGCTGAGCGGCCACGAATGGCTGATGGCGGCGGACACCTGCGCGTGGCTGACCTACGTGGACGACCACGCCCAGCTCTTTGGCCGGCCCCTGGCGGGGGACGTGGCCGCCTGGATCCGGGCGGACGGATATCCATGCCCGCTGCCCGAGGGCTGGCAGAATCAGCTGAGCGGGCTGTGGCGCCTGGAGCAGAGCGGCGAGCCGCGCCTGCTGGCCCAGCGCGGGGACAGTTTGGCCCTGTTCCGCCCCCTGGGCCTGCCGCCGCGCTTCACTCTGGACCGGGTCTGGGCCTCCGGCCAGTCCCTGCAGGCCGTGCTGGTGGCGGGGGGCGGGGAGGCCCGGAGTGGCGACCCCTGGAGCGGACGGCAACCGCGTCTCTGGGTGGTCACGGGCAACCTGCTGCTGGAACTGGACCCCGTTACACTGGAAGTCGTGGACAGCGCGGGTTCACTGGCCGCGGGACAGGTGCGCCTGGCCGAGCTGGCCGACGGGAGCGGCTTGCCCGGCGTGGTGGTGGACGGGGAGGTGGACCGGCTCTACCTGCAAGGGCACAACGTGCTGGAGAACGGCGTCCTGCCCGCCGGCGCGCGGCTGCTGGGCTGGGATGCCCGACCGGAGGTCAGCGCCTGGGGCGACACCCTGACCGCCACGGCCGTGTTGCGGGACGCACAGGGTGCGACGCTCTACCGCGGCCACGCCGTGCTGGGGCGGGTGGAGTGTCTCAATCGGGGTGTGCGACCCGTGCAGATGGGACCGGATCCGGGCCTCGAGCTGGCCTTCCTGACCCTGGACAGCCGCCTGCGGATTTTCAACCAATCGGGCGTGGAAGTGCTGGCCGCGGGACTGGCTGAAGGCGCCGGACCGCCGCTGACGGGCTCGCGCTCGGACGAGGGCGGCCTGCTGCTGCTCGCCGCCGCCGCGGATCGCCTGGAGGGGTTGGCCGGGGACGGCGAGGCGCCGGCCAGCTGGCCCCGGGTGTGGTCCGGCCGCTTGGACGGTCCCGTGGCGCTGCCTGGCTTGGGCCTGGTGCTGGGCCTGCGGCCGGATGGCGGCGTGCAGGCCTGGGAGGCGGAGTTGCAGGATCCCGTCTGGACCCAGCCGCGCGGGTTCAACGACAGCTGGCGGCCCTGGGGCTCGGGAGCCGTCCACACGCAGCCCGTGCGCGAAGTGCGCGAGAATCCGGCCTTCATCTGGCCCAGCCCGGCCCGCGACGAAGCCCACGTGCGCTTCCTGCTGGCGGGTCCGGCCCGCGTGACCTTCACGGCCTACGACACGGCCGGTGACCGGGTGGCCCGGCTGGAGGGCCGCTTCGAGCGCGCCGGCGAGCAGGAGCTGCACTGGCTGCTGGCGGACGTGGCCCCGGGCGCCTACTTCTGCCTGCTGGAGGCCGAGGGCGTCAGCGACACCTGGACCCGGAGGCTCACATGCGCCGTCATCCGCTAA
- a CDS encoding enoyl-CoA hydratase-related protein, with protein MNPAHLLLENYDGVAVLTLNRPARLNALSRQTLAELDQALIVLERDGNLRAAVLIGAGPKAFAAGADIEELAGLDPRAARQVSAEGQRILRRLEQLPKPVIAAVNGFALGGGCELAMACHLRLAAPHARFGQPEVNLGLIPGYGGTQRLARLVGRGRATELCLTGALLGAEEAHRLGLVNRVVTAWAKDEQGELARDEKGQPVFDREAFLEAALTLAREILAKAPLAVAGCLEAIDRGLDLPLDAGLAVERDLFAACFGTEDMHEGTAAFLEKRPARFSGR; from the coding sequence ATGAATCCGGCCCACCTGCTGCTGGAGAACTACGACGGCGTGGCCGTCCTGACCCTGAACCGGCCCGCGCGCCTGAACGCCCTCAGCCGGCAGACCCTGGCGGAACTGGACCAGGCGCTGATCGTGCTGGAGCGCGACGGCAACCTGCGCGCCGCCGTGCTCATCGGCGCCGGACCCAAGGCCTTTGCCGCCGGGGCGGACATCGAGGAACTGGCCGGGCTGGACCCGCGCGCGGCCCGCCAGGTGAGCGCCGAAGGCCAGCGCATCCTGCGCCGGCTGGAGCAGCTGCCCAAGCCCGTCATCGCCGCCGTGAACGGCTTCGCCCTGGGCGGCGGCTGCGAGCTGGCCATGGCCTGCCACTTGCGGCTGGCGGCGCCCCACGCGCGCTTCGGGCAGCCGGAAGTCAACCTGGGCCTGATCCCGGGCTACGGCGGCACCCAGCGCCTGGCGCGGCTGGTGGGCCGCGGCCGGGCCACGGAACTCTGCCTGACCGGCGCGCTGCTGGGCGCCGAGGAGGCCCACCGGCTGGGGCTGGTGAACCGCGTGGTCACGGCCTGGGCCAAGGACGAGCAGGGCGAGCTGGCGCGCGACGAGAAGGGCCAGCCCGTCTTCGACCGCGAAGCCTTCCTGGAGGCGGCCCTGACGCTGGCGCGCGAGATTCTGGCCAAGGCCCCGCTGGCTGTGGCCGGCTGCCTGGAGGCCATCGACCGCGGCCTGGACCTGCCGCTGGACGCCGGCCTGGCCGTGGAGCGCGACCTCTTCGCCGCCTGCTTCGGGACGGAGGACATGCACGAGGGCACGGCGGCCTTCCTGGAGAAGCGGCCGGCGCGCTTCAGCGGCCGCTGA
- a CDS encoding HIT domain-containing protein yields the protein MERIWAPWRMDYIRGLDPKAESAEPDKGCIFCWKPQAPPAEDPANLIVARREHCFLILNLYPYNNSHLMVVPYRHLCDFTLLRDAELLDCQRALRDAVLVLQRSLAPQGFNLGLNLGKAAGAGIDQHLHWHLVPRWVGDSNFMPVLGETKVISESIQDSWQRLRDGFATLE from the coding sequence ATGGAACGGATCTGGGCGCCCTGGCGCATGGACTACATCCGCGGGCTGGACCCCAAGGCGGAATCGGCCGAGCCGGACAAAGGCTGCATCTTCTGCTGGAAGCCCCAGGCCCCCCCAGCGGAGGATCCGGCCAACCTGATCGTGGCCCGCCGCGAGCACTGCTTCCTGATCCTCAACCTCTACCCCTACAACAACAGCCACCTGATGGTCGTGCCGTACCGGCACCTCTGCGACTTCACCCTCTTGCGCGACGCCGAGCTGCTGGACTGCCAGCGGGCCCTGCGCGACGCCGTGCTCGTCCTGCAGCGCAGCCTGGCGCCCCAGGGCTTCAATCTGGGCCTCAACCTGGGCAAGGCGGCGGGGGCGGGCATCGACCAGCACCTGCACTGGCACCTGGTGCCGCGCTGGGTGGGGGACAGCAATTTCATGCCCGTGCTGGGGGAGACCAAGGTGATCTCCGAATCCATCCAGGACAGCTGGCAGCGGCTGCGCGACGGCTTCGCCACACTGGAGTAG
- a CDS encoding SGNH/GDSL hydrolase family protein, producing the protein MKSTLNLRLGALALVAVSLAGCGTSDELPTTPNYSDAADLAGLQAYTAIGNSLTAGYQSGAWGNPEHVAASYPNLIARQLGIADFKQVSMVGTGLGFSGGAPVGNMVVNIGATGPVLSYTTVDMANVAALQAGAAADFDFTAPRNFGIPGITLMHAAGAPLDAYYANGLGNPYANFYRNASSGSKTQVQLAAESGASFITCWLGNNDVLGFVTSGGTGSLTPSATFQATLSGTLGALGTAPYLAVMNIPSVTDIPFVTYFNPVLNAKLTALGYPHAVYAMDNELGHAVPIFTDAGTNNYILLPAATAMTLDPTLGSSPANPLPDALVLDAAELAVAQAAVEDFNQQLADGVAALNAADRAHDVLLVDMNSFFTHIVAHGYSAYGETFTTQFVSGGIFSLDGVHPTSLGYAIVANQILANLNEHWGLNVEPVDLAEFIGVNNGLGSIDQPLQWPDFGSVVELFQH; encoded by the coding sequence ATGAAGAGCACCCTGAACCTTCGGCTGGGCGCCCTGGCCCTGGTGGCCGTCTCCCTGGCGGGCTGCGGCACCTCCGACGAGCTGCCCACCACGCCGAACTACTCCGACGCGGCGGACCTGGCCGGCCTGCAGGCCTACACGGCCATCGGCAACAGCCTGACTGCCGGCTACCAGAGCGGCGCCTGGGGCAACCCCGAGCACGTGGCCGCCAGCTATCCCAACCTGATTGCCCGCCAGCTGGGCATCGCGGACTTCAAGCAGGTGAGCATGGTCGGCACGGGCCTGGGCTTCTCCGGCGGCGCGCCGGTGGGCAACATGGTGGTGAACATCGGCGCCACAGGCCCGGTGCTGAGCTACACGACTGTCGACATGGCCAACGTGGCGGCCCTCCAGGCCGGCGCGGCGGCGGACTTCGACTTCACGGCCCCGCGCAACTTCGGCATCCCGGGCATCACGCTGATGCACGCCGCCGGCGCCCCGCTGGACGCTTATTATGCCAACGGGCTGGGCAATCCCTACGCCAACTTCTACCGCAACGCCAGCTCGGGCTCCAAGACCCAGGTGCAGCTGGCCGCCGAGTCCGGCGCCTCCTTCATCACCTGCTGGCTGGGCAACAACGACGTGCTGGGCTTCGTGACCAGCGGCGGCACGGGCAGCCTGACGCCCAGCGCCACCTTCCAGGCCACGCTGAGCGGCACGCTGGGCGCCCTGGGCACGGCGCCCTATCTGGCCGTGATGAACATTCCGTCCGTGACGGACATCCCCTTCGTCACCTATTTCAACCCCGTGCTCAACGCCAAGCTGACCGCGCTGGGCTATCCGCACGCGGTCTACGCCATGGACAACGAGCTGGGCCACGCGGTGCCGATCTTCACCGACGCGGGCACGAACAACTACATCCTGCTGCCGGCGGCCACGGCCATGACGCTGGATCCCACCCTGGGCTCCAGTCCGGCCAACCCGCTGCCCGACGCCCTGGTGCTGGACGCCGCCGAACTGGCGGTGGCCCAGGCCGCGGTGGAGGACTTCAACCAGCAGCTGGCGGACGGCGTGGCGGCCCTGAACGCCGCGGACCGCGCGCACGACGTCCTGCTGGTGGACATGAACTCCTTCTTCACGCACATCGTGGCCCACGGCTACTCGGCCTACGGCGAGACCTTCACGACCCAGTTCGTGTCGGGCGGGATCTTCAGCCTGGACGGCGTGCATCCCACCAGTCTGGGCTACGCCATCGTGGCCAACCAGATCCTCGCCAACTTGAACGAGCACTGGGGCCTGAACGTGGAGCCCGTCGACCTGGCCGAGTTCATCGGCGTCAACAACGGACTGGGTTCCATTGACCAGCCGCTGCAGTGGCCGGACTTCGGCTCCGTGGTGGAGCTCTTCCAGCACTGA